The Stappia sp. genome window below encodes:
- the lysM gene encoding peptidoglycan-binding protein LysM, producing the protein MGFFDFVKDAGKSLFGSDEPETNAAEAIEKEVAALGLDGDVKVEVAGDTVKIAGAAPTQEAREKLILAAGNVLGVAKVEEEIAVAEAAPEATFHTVDKGDTLWAVAQKAYGDGSKYQVIFEANRPMLSDPDKIYPGQVLRIPALG; encoded by the coding sequence ATGGGCTTTTTCGATTTCGTGAAGGATGCGGGCAAATCGCTGTTCGGCAGCGACGAGCCGGAGACGAATGCCGCCGAGGCCATCGAGAAGGAAGTCGCCGCGCTCGGGCTCGACGGGGACGTCAAGGTCGAGGTCGCCGGCGACACGGTGAAGATCGCCGGCGCCGCGCCGACGCAGGAAGCGCGCGAGAAGCTGATCCTCGCCGCCGGCAATGTGCTCGGCGTCGCCAAGGTCGAGGAGGAGATCGCCGTGGCCGAGGCCGCACCGGAGGCGACCTTCCACACCGTGGACAAGGGCGACACGCTGTGGGCGGTGGCCCAGAAGGCCTATGGCGACGGCTCCAAGTATCAGGTGATCTTCGAGGCCAACCGCCCGATGCTGTCCGATCCGGACAAGATCTATCCCGGTCAGGTCCTGCGCATTCCGGCGCTGGGCTGA
- a CDS encoding GH25 family lysozyme, which yields MLARVLSLICALSLAACAAFDFPDPTPEDFAIHGIDVARYQGDIDWHRVKRAGTEFAFIKATEGGDYLDPKFMQNWMGAKAAGVPRGAYHFYYFCRPVEDQIAWFIENVPNDPDALPPVLDMEWNAYSKTCRDRPPRPQIIRDMRLFLEAVEAHYGKRPIIYSSVDFHRDRLVDAKHGHDFWLRSVASHPDRKYENRKDWVFWQYTAEGRVDGIKGDVDRNVFFGTRSQWRKWLKGELKRR from the coding sequence ATGCTGGCGCGCGTGCTGTCCCTGATCTGTGCCCTGTCGCTGGCCGCCTGCGCGGCGTTCGACTTTCCCGATCCCACGCCGGAGGATTTCGCGATCCACGGCATCGACGTCGCGCGCTATCAGGGCGACATCGACTGGCACCGGGTGAAGCGCGCGGGCACGGAGTTCGCCTTCATCAAGGCGACCGAGGGCGGCGACTATCTCGATCCGAAGTTCATGCAGAACTGGATGGGCGCCAAGGCCGCCGGCGTGCCGCGCGGGGCCTATCATTTCTATTACTTCTGCCGTCCGGTCGAGGACCAGATCGCCTGGTTCATCGAGAACGTGCCGAACGATCCCGATGCCCTGCCGCCGGTCCTGGACATGGAGTGGAATGCCTACTCCAAGACCTGCCGCGATCGCCCTCCGCGCCCGCAGATCATCCGCGACATGCGGCTCTTCCTGGAGGCGGTCGAGGCGCATTACGGCAAGCGGCCGATCATCTATTCCTCGGTCGACTTCCACCGCGACCGGCTGGTCGACGCCAAGCACGGCCACGATTTCTGGCTGCGCTCGGTGGCAAGCCACCCCGACCGCAAGTACGAGAACCGCAAGGACTGGGTGTTCTGGCAGTACACGGCCGAGGGCCGCGTCGACGGCATCAAGGGCGACGTCGATCGCAACGTCTTCTTCGGCACCCGCTCGCAGTGGCGGAAGTGGCTCAAGGGCGAGCTGAAGCGCCGGTAG
- the leuS gene encoding leucine--tRNA ligase: protein MATERYNAGEAESRWQRVWDETQVFATANDDPRPKYYVLEMFPYPSGRIHMGHVRNYAMGDVVARYKRAKGFNVLHPMGWDAFGMPAENAAMQNKVHPRDWTYQNIETMRGQLKVMGLSLDWAREFATCDVAYYTQQQRLFLDFLKAGLAYRKNSKVNWDPVDMTVLANEQVIDGRGWRSGAVVEQRELTQWFFRISDWSEELLSALDDLDRWPEKVRLMQKNWIGRSEGLHIRFEFTEPAPTGDAVLEIFTTRPDTLFGASFMGLSPDHPIALKLAEDNAEIATFLETCRHMETSEEALETAEKIGIDTGLKVVHPLDPELELPVYIANFILMDYGTGAIFACPAHDQRDLDFARKYGLPVKPVVLPEGADPATFEIGDEAYVEAGTIYNSDFMDGLSIEDAKKAVAERLVTRPVDGGVPQAELQVNYRLRDWGISRQRYWGCPIPVIHCDDCGVVPVPVKDLPVELPDDIDFDKPGNPLDRHPTWRHVECPSCGGPARRETDTMDTFVDSSWYFARFTDSGAETPTDPEVANAWLPVDQYIGGIEHAILHLLYSRFFARAMCETGHLGVKEPFKGLFTQGMVTHETYKGPDGAWLSPAEVRIEGDGDQRRALRLDDGEPVAIGSIEKMSKSKKNTVDPTDIIETYGADTARWFMLSDSPPERDVQWTEAGVQGAWRFMQRVWRLVKEITEDIPARVRPAEVGEAATALRRTTHKTCAAVSADIEALAFNRAVARLYELVNTLSKACQGDTSGDDMRFAIREAAVYLVQMMAPMAPHLAEECWSMFGHAELLATTPWPDVEDELLIEDTVVLPVQVNGKKRAEVTVAREASKDEVEAATLALDAVQRALDGKPARKIIVVPQRIVNVVV, encoded by the coding sequence ATGGCGACGGAGCGCTACAACGCCGGCGAGGCGGAGAGCCGCTGGCAGCGGGTCTGGGACGAAACCCAGGTCTTCGCGACCGCGAACGACGACCCCCGGCCGAAATACTACGTGCTGGAAATGTTCCCCTATCCGTCGGGCCGCATCCACATGGGGCACGTGCGCAACTATGCGATGGGGGATGTCGTCGCCCGCTACAAGCGCGCCAAGGGCTTCAACGTGCTGCACCCGATGGGCTGGGACGCCTTCGGCATGCCGGCCGAGAACGCCGCCATGCAGAACAAGGTGCACCCGCGCGACTGGACCTACCAGAACATCGAGACCATGCGCGGCCAGCTCAAGGTGATGGGCCTGTCGCTCGACTGGGCGCGCGAGTTCGCGACCTGCGACGTGGCGTATTACACCCAGCAGCAGCGCCTGTTCCTCGATTTCCTGAAGGCGGGGCTTGCCTACCGCAAGAACTCCAAGGTCAACTGGGATCCGGTCGACATGACCGTGCTCGCCAACGAGCAGGTCATCGACGGGCGCGGCTGGCGCTCGGGCGCGGTCGTGGAGCAGCGCGAGCTGACCCAGTGGTTCTTCCGCATTTCCGACTGGTCCGAGGAGCTTCTCTCGGCGCTCGACGATCTCGACCGCTGGCCGGAAAAGGTCCGGCTGATGCAGAAGAACTGGATCGGACGCTCCGAAGGCCTGCACATCCGCTTCGAGTTCACCGAGCCGGCGCCGACCGGCGACGCGGTGCTGGAGATCTTCACCACCCGCCCGGACACGCTGTTCGGCGCCTCCTTCATGGGACTGTCGCCGGACCATCCGATCGCGCTCAAGCTGGCAGAGGACAATGCGGAGATCGCGACGTTCCTCGAGACCTGCCGGCACATGGAGACCTCGGAAGAGGCGCTGGAGACGGCGGAGAAGATCGGCATCGACACCGGGCTGAAGGTCGTGCATCCGCTCGATCCGGAGCTGGAGCTGCCGGTCTATATCGCCAACTTCATCCTGATGGATTACGGCACCGGCGCGATCTTCGCCTGTCCGGCGCACGACCAGCGCGATCTCGACTTCGCCCGCAAGTACGGCCTGCCGGTGAAGCCCGTCGTGCTGCCCGAGGGCGCGGATCCGGCGACCTTCGAGATCGGCGACGAGGCCTATGTCGAGGCCGGCACGATCTACAATTCCGACTTCATGGACGGGCTGTCGATCGAGGATGCCAAGAAGGCGGTGGCCGAGCGGCTGGTCACCCGGCCGGTCGACGGCGGCGTGCCGCAGGCGGAACTGCAGGTGAACTACCGGCTGCGCGACTGGGGCATTTCGCGCCAGCGTTACTGGGGCTGTCCGATCCCGGTCATCCATTGCGACGATTGCGGCGTGGTGCCGGTGCCGGTCAAGGATCTCCCGGTCGAACTGCCCGACGACATCGACTTCGACAAGCCCGGCAATCCGCTCGACCGGCATCCGACCTGGCGGCACGTGGAGTGCCCGTCCTGCGGCGGGCCGGCGCGGCGCGAGACGGACACGATGGACACCTTCGTGGATTCGTCCTGGTATTTCGCGCGCTTTACCGATTCCGGCGCCGAGACGCCGACCGATCCCGAGGTCGCCAATGCCTGGCTGCCGGTCGACCAGTACATCGGCGGCATCGAGCACGCGATCCTGCATCTGCTCTATTCGCGCTTCTTCGCCCGCGCCATGTGCGAGACCGGACACCTGGGCGTGAAGGAGCCGTTCAAGGGTCTGTTCACCCAGGGCATGGTGACGCATGAGACCTACAAGGGGCCGGACGGGGCCTGGCTGTCGCCGGCCGAGGTACGCATCGAGGGCGACGGCGACCAGCGCCGCGCGCTGCGTCTCGACGACGGCGAACCGGTCGCCATCGGGTCGATCGAGAAGATGTCGAAGTCGAAGAAGAACACCGTCGACCCGACCGACATCATCGAGACCTATGGCGCGGATACCGCGCGCTGGTTCATGCTCTCCGACAGCCCGCCCGAGCGCGACGTGCAATGGACGGAAGCCGGCGTGCAGGGCGCGTGGCGCTTCATGCAGCGCGTCTGGCGGCTGGTGAAGGAGATCACCGAGGACATTCCGGCGCGGGTGCGCCCGGCCGAGGTGGGCGAGGCGGCCACCGCGCTGCGGCGCACGACGCACAAGACCTGCGCGGCGGTGTCGGCCGACATCGAGGCGCTCGCCTTCAACCGCGCCGTGGCGCGGCTCTATGAGCTCGTCAACACGCTCTCCAAGGCCTGCCAGGGCGATACCAGTGGCGACGACATGCGGTTCGCCATTCGCGAGGCGGCGGTCTATCTGGTGCAGATGATGGCGCCGATGGCGCCGCATCTGGCCGAGGAATGCTGGAGCATGTTCGGCCACGCCGAGCTGCTGGCGACCACGCCCTGGCCGGATGTCGAGGACGAGCTTTTGATCGAGGACACGGTGGTTCTGCCGGTGCAGGTCAACGGCAAGAAGCGCGCCGAGGTCACGGTCGCGCGCGAGGCTTCCAAAGACGAGGTGGAAGCGGCTACGCTGGCGCTCGACGCGGTTCAGCGCGCCCTCGACGGCAAGCCGGCCCGCAAGATCATCGTGGTGCCGCAGAGGATCGTGAATGTCGTCGTCTGA
- the holA gene encoding DNA polymerase III subunit delta, with translation MVALKAGEVDRFVANPPDNVPLVLVFGPDVGLVSERAQALVAAASGGVDDPFSLVKLDASDVVSDPARLIDEALTVPLFGGRRVVWVRDGAGKNLAPAVDPLFGQLDPATALVVIEAGDLKKGTGLRKKVESDRQAVAIACYADAERDLERIIDTETREAGLTITREARQALMGLLGADRLASRGEVRKLCLYAHGQTRIETADVEAIIGDASAFAVDALIDAAALGDLATLDHGLERLEATGQRADVIAGSALRHFQFLARARVDVDRGVAPAQVVERARPPVFFKRRAVIARQLTLWSAEDLGKAGERLGAAVAEARKAPTLAPALVSDVFLTLGRVARARAARR, from the coding sequence ATGGTGGCGCTCAAGGCCGGCGAGGTCGACCGGTTCGTCGCCAATCCGCCGGACAATGTCCCGCTGGTGCTGGTCTTCGGTCCCGACGTCGGGCTCGTGTCGGAACGCGCGCAGGCGCTCGTCGCGGCGGCGAGCGGCGGCGTCGACGATCCGTTTTCCCTGGTCAAGCTCGATGCGTCCGATGTCGTCTCCGATCCTGCGCGTCTGATCGACGAGGCGCTGACCGTGCCGCTGTTCGGCGGTCGGCGCGTGGTCTGGGTGCGCGACGGGGCGGGCAAGAACCTGGCCCCCGCCGTCGATCCGCTGTTCGGCCAGCTCGATCCGGCGACCGCGCTCGTCGTCATCGAGGCCGGCGATCTGAAAAAGGGAACCGGGCTGCGCAAGAAGGTCGAGAGCGACCGGCAGGCGGTCGCCATCGCCTGCTATGCGGACGCGGAGCGGGATCTCGAACGCATCATCGACACCGAAACCCGGGAGGCCGGGCTCACGATCACCCGCGAGGCGCGTCAGGCGTTGATGGGCCTGCTCGGGGCCGACCGGCTGGCGAGCCGGGGCGAGGTGCGCAAGCTCTGTCTCTACGCGCATGGCCAGACCCGCATCGAGACGGCGGACGTGGAGGCGATCATCGGCGATGCGTCGGCCTTCGCCGTGGACGCGCTGATTGACGCTGCGGCACTCGGCGACCTCGCGACGCTCGATCACGGGCTGGAGCGGCTGGAGGCCACGGGGCAGCGCGCCGACGTGATCGCGGGCAGCGCCCTGCGGCATTTCCAGTTTCTGGCGCGCGCGCGCGTCGACGTCGACCGCGGGGTGGCACCGGCGCAGGTGGTCGAGCGGGCGCGCCCGCCGGTGTTCTTCAAGCGCCGCGCGGTCATTGCGCGGCAACTGACGCTGTGGTCGGCGGAGGATCTCGGCAAGGCCGGGGAGCGGCTGGGGGCGGCCGTGGCGGAGGCGCGCAAGGCGCCGACACTCGCGCCGGCGCTGGTCAGCGACGTGTTCCTCACGCTCGGGCGGGTCGCCCGCGCGAGGGCCGCGCGGAGATAA
- a CDS encoding RNA methyltransferase, with protein sequence MRGYFAVGAEGISKPMNLGNLMRSAHAFGASFFFTVDADRKIRKAPASDTSKSPGHLPLFHWPTMADMDLPHGCQLVGVELTDDAVDLPSFMHPLKAAYVLGPERGSLSPEMQAACHHTIKIPTRFCLNIAVAGAIVLYDRHRVHGQYADRPLTAGGPRTPKPKHKHGGPIMRTDRKIPGIEAG encoded by the coding sequence ATGCGCGGTTACTTCGCCGTCGGGGCGGAAGGCATTTCCAAGCCGATGAATCTCGGCAATCTGATGCGCTCCGCGCATGCCTTCGGCGCGAGCTTCTTCTTCACCGTCGACGCGGACCGCAAGATCCGCAAGGCGCCCGCCTCCGACACCTCGAAAAGCCCCGGCCACCTGCCGCTGTTCCACTGGCCGACGATGGCCGACATGGATCTGCCGCACGGCTGCCAGCTCGTCGGCGTCGAACTGACCGACGACGCTGTGGACCTGCCAAGCTTCATGCATCCGCTCAAGGCCGCCTATGTGCTCGGTCCCGAACGCGGCTCGCTGTCGCCGGAAATGCAGGCCGCCTGCCACCACACCATCAAGATCCCGACGCGCTTCTGCCTGAACATCGCGGTCGCCGGCGCCATCGTGCTCTACGATCGCCACCGCGTGCACGGCCAGTATGCGGATCGCCCGCTCACCGCCGGCGGCCCCAGGACGCCGAAGCCGAAACACAAGCACGGCGGCCCGATCATGCGCACCGACCGCAAGATCCCCGGCATCGAAGCCGGCTGA
- a CDS encoding NADPH:quinone oxidoreductase family protein: MKAVICDRLGPPEDLTIAEIAAPEPGPGEVLVAVQAAALNFFDTLIIQGKYQFRPEPPFSPGAEFAGTVTAIGEGVELFDPGDRVMGYIKWGAVREQVVASEDDLVALPDDVSDAAAAGLTVTYGTTLHAFRDRADLQPGETVAVLGASGGVGLAAVEIAKAMGARVIACASSAEKLELARKHGADELVNYAEEDLKLRLKALTDGCGVDVVYDPVGGPYAEPALRATGWRGRYLVIGFAAGEIPKLPLNLVLLKGCDVLGVFWGDAIVREPEAHRDNMAQLLAWVADGRIVPHIHGVYPLGETPSALRQIAERKVSGKVIITP; this comes from the coding sequence TTGAAAGCAGTGATTTGCGACAGGCTGGGGCCGCCGGAAGACCTGACGATCGCCGAGATCGCGGCGCCCGAGCCGGGCCCCGGCGAGGTGCTGGTCGCGGTCCAGGCGGCGGCGCTCAACTTCTTCGATACGCTGATCATTCAGGGAAAGTATCAGTTCCGGCCCGAGCCGCCGTTCTCGCCGGGCGCGGAGTTCGCCGGCACGGTGACGGCCATCGGCGAGGGGGTCGAGTTGTTCGACCCCGGCGACCGGGTGATGGGCTACATCAAGTGGGGCGCGGTGCGCGAGCAGGTCGTCGCCAGCGAGGACGATCTCGTCGCCTTGCCCGACGACGTTTCGGATGCCGCCGCGGCTGGCCTGACGGTGACCTATGGCACCACGCTGCACGCCTTCCGCGATCGCGCCGATCTGCAGCCCGGAGAGACCGTCGCGGTTCTGGGCGCGTCGGGCGGGGTCGGGCTGGCGGCCGTGGAGATCGCCAAGGCGATGGGCGCGCGGGTGATCGCCTGTGCCTCCAGCGCGGAGAAGCTCGAGCTTGCCCGCAAGCACGGGGCGGACGAACTCGTCAATTATGCCGAGGAAGACCTGAAGCTTCGCCTCAAGGCGCTGACGGACGGCTGCGGCGTCGATGTGGTCTACGATCCCGTGGGCGGACCCTATGCCGAGCCGGCGCTCAGGGCGACCGGCTGGCGCGGGCGCTATCTCGTCATCGGGTTCGCCGCCGGCGAGATCCCGAAACTGCCGCTCAATCTGGTGCTGCTGAAGGGCTGTGACGTGCTGGGCGTGTTCTGGGGCGATGCGATCGTCCGCGAACCCGAGGCGCATCGCGACAACATGGCGCAATTGCTGGCCTGGGTCGCCGACGGGCGGATCGTGCCGCATATCCACGGCGTCTATCCGCTTGGCGAGACGCCGTCGGCGCTGCGGCAGATCGCGGAGCGCAAGGTCTCGGGCAAGGTCATCATCACGCCGTGA
- a CDS encoding exodeoxyribonuclease III has translation MTDRLTIATWNINSVRLRLPIVEKLLLDHAPDILCLQETKCPNGNFPLGPLRKLGYEHIAVHGQKGYHGVATLSRRPFLSEERIDYCGKGDSRHLTVEVDVAGSRVAVQNFYVPAGGDEPDPEVNDKFAHKLAFLDEMGDRFASLTTPTVVVGDLNVAPYEHDVWSHKKLLKVVSHTPVECDRLEAVRAAGGLVDVMRRFVPMEDKLYTWWSYRAKDWSAADKGRRLDHVWTTPDLAGQATRMEVLRAARGWEKPSDHAPVIARFEA, from the coding sequence ATGACCGACCGCCTGACGATCGCCACCTGGAACATCAATTCGGTGCGCCTGCGCCTGCCGATCGTCGAAAAGCTGCTGCTCGATCATGCGCCCGACATCCTGTGCCTGCAGGAAACCAAGTGCCCGAACGGCAATTTCCCGCTCGGCCCCCTGCGCAAGCTCGGCTACGAGCACATCGCGGTGCACGGGCAAAAGGGCTATCACGGTGTCGCGACGCTCTCCCGCCGCCCCTTCCTCAGCGAGGAGCGGATCGACTACTGCGGCAAGGGCGACAGCCGTCACCTGACGGTGGAGGTCGATGTCGCGGGCTCGCGCGTCGCGGTGCAGAATTTCTACGTGCCGGCCGGCGGCGACGAGCCGGACCCGGAGGTGAACGACAAGTTCGCCCACAAGCTCGCCTTCCTGGACGAGATGGGCGACCGCTTCGCCTCCCTGACCACACCGACCGTGGTCGTCGGCGATCTCAATGTCGCGCCGTATGAGCACGACGTCTGGTCGCACAAGAAGCTTCTGAAGGTGGTCAGCCACACGCCGGTGGAATGCGACAGGCTGGAGGCCGTGCGCGCCGCCGGCGGTCTCGTCGACGTGATGCGCCGTTTCGTGCCGATGGAGGACAAGCTCTACACCTGGTGGAGCTACCGGGCGAAGGACTGGTCGGCCGCCGACAAGGGCCGCCGCCTCGACCACGTCTGGACGACGCCGGATCTCGCCGGTCAGGCGACCCGCATGGAGGTGCTGCGCGCCGCACGCGGCTGGGAAAAGCCCTCCGACCACGCGCCGGTGATCGCCCGCTTCGAAGCCTGA
- a CDS encoding pentapeptide repeat-containing protein, whose protein sequence is MDRDRLPTSRESRTSNGGLGLVFAGALAGIVVTVFAVVFLVDSLSWDWQRLTGSDSPNLIEAWRNIGLIALGAVGIGLATWRSMIAHRQTRTAVEQRRISERGLNVDRYQKGAAMLESEELPVRIAGIYGLRELAMSDPEESYILVQSVLFAFIRETSKKRALKAPDTAVSGKSQFATTEVRQINEGIGVDIEEALDATKSLRRIVKTASALEAAAAWRPNLKNSVFSGLDLARVDLRGADLQNANFKGTRLFCSDLSNTRLKDADLTGAELLDANLSGAILAEVNFSQASLRRSNISAAELVSNNISDANLYNLIFDNQTLLIGVWAWADRPPKNIPQEIADQVIYCDPAMRKEGE, encoded by the coding sequence ATGGATCGTGACCGGTTACCGACCTCCCGAGAATCCAGGACGAGCAACGGTGGCCTCGGTCTCGTTTTTGCCGGAGCGCTGGCCGGGATCGTCGTCACCGTCTTTGCCGTCGTTTTTCTTGTCGACAGCCTTTCCTGGGATTGGCAGCGGCTGACTGGATCGGACTCCCCCAATCTGATCGAGGCCTGGCGCAACATCGGACTGATCGCGCTCGGCGCGGTCGGGATCGGTCTCGCCACCTGGCGCTCCATGATCGCACATCGGCAGACCCGAACCGCCGTGGAACAACGGCGGATTTCGGAACGTGGTCTCAACGTCGACCGCTACCAGAAGGGCGCGGCGATGCTGGAAAGCGAGGAGTTGCCGGTGCGTATCGCTGGCATCTACGGCTTGCGCGAACTGGCGATGAGCGACCCGGAAGAAAGCTATATTCTGGTTCAGTCGGTGTTGTTTGCGTTCATTCGGGAGACGTCAAAAAAACGCGCGCTGAAGGCGCCCGATACTGCTGTTAGTGGCAAATCTCAATTCGCGACCACCGAAGTGCGGCAGATCAATGAGGGCATAGGTGTGGATATCGAGGAGGCATTGGACGCTACAAAGTCGCTGCGGAGAATTGTAAAGACCGCCTCCGCTTTGGAAGCCGCCGCAGCTTGGCGCCCGAATCTCAAGAATTCAGTTTTCTCAGGGTTGGATCTAGCTCGCGTCGACCTTCGAGGGGCTGATCTTCAAAATGCCAATTTTAAAGGAACGAGGCTTTTCTGTTCCGATTTATCCAACACTCGATTGAAAGATGCAGACCTTACTGGTGCAGAACTGTTGGACGCCAATTTGTCTGGGGCTATCCTAGCTGAAGTGAACTTTTCTCAAGCGAGTTTGAGGCGCTCTAATATTTCCGCAGCGGAGCTGGTATCTAACAATATATCAGATGCTAATCTTTACAATTTGATTTTTGATAATCAAACATTGTTAATTGGTGTCTGGGCGTGGGCGGATCGCCCACCAAAGAACATACCGCAAGAAATCGCGGATCAGGTCATCTATTGCGATCCGGCTATGCGCAAAGAGGGGGAATGA
- a CDS encoding YggS family pyridoxal phosphate-dependent enzyme — MTAADAPARLADIRARIAAAAAEADRAPESTTLIAVSKTFDADAIRPVIAAGQRVFGENRVQEAQGKWPALKAETPDLELHLIGPLQSNKAKDAVALFDVIHTLDREKIARVLKSECERQGRALRFFIQVNTGAEPQKAGIAPEETPAFVTLCRDELGLDVAGLMCIPPVEDMPGPHFALLEKLARETGLEELSMGMSGDFESAIRFGATHVRVGSAIFGARDTPAG, encoded by the coding sequence ATGACCGCCGCCGACGCCCCCGCCCGTCTCGCCGACATCCGCGCCCGCATCGCCGCCGCCGCGGCCGAGGCCGACCGCGCCCCCGAAAGCACCACGCTGATCGCCGTCTCCAAGACCTTCGACGCCGACGCGATCCGCCCGGTGATCGCCGCCGGCCAGCGCGTCTTCGGCGAAAACCGCGTGCAGGAGGCACAGGGCAAATGGCCGGCGCTGAAGGCAGAGACGCCGGACCTCGAATTGCATCTGATCGGACCGCTGCAATCGAACAAGGCGAAGGACGCGGTCGCCCTCTTCGACGTGATCCATACGCTCGACCGGGAGAAGATCGCCCGCGTGCTGAAGAGCGAATGCGAGCGCCAGGGCCGCGCCTTGCGCTTCTTCATCCAGGTGAACACCGGCGCGGAACCGCAAAAGGCGGGCATCGCGCCCGAGGAGACGCCCGCCTTCGTGACGCTGTGCCGCGACGAGCTCGGCCTCGACGTCGCCGGCCTCATGTGCATTCCCCCGGTCGAGGACATGCCGGGCCCGCATTTCGCGCTGCTTGAGAAACTCGCCCGCGAAACCGGCCTGGAGGAACTGTCGATGGGCATGTCCGGCGACTTCGAAAGCGCGATCCGTTTCGGCGCCACCCATGTGCGCGTCGGCTCCGCGATCTTCGGCGCCCGGGACACGCCGGCGGGCTGA
- the lptE gene encoding LPS assembly lipoprotein LptE yields the protein MSSSDTRMRRPGGPAPTRRAALGLGLAAALALAGCQVRPLYGTVGSAAGDPALADELARIDIDPVDTVADRELERVGQVLRNELIFGFQRGRSAPDPAYRLRIIIDRPLGEVGVERLADVPAAYTVTVNASYVLSEIGSGRTLETGSAFATASFDFSSQRFANLRAERDAEDRAAKAVAVDIQTRIAGFFAARS from the coding sequence ATGTCGTCGTCTGATACGAGGATGCGCCGGCCGGGCGGCCCGGCACCGACGCGCCGGGCGGCGCTTGGCCTGGGCCTTGCGGCCGCGCTGGCGCTCGCCGGCTGCCAGGTGCGCCCGCTCTACGGCACGGTGGGGAGTGCGGCCGGCGATCCGGCGCTCGCCGACGAGCTTGCCCGCATCGACATCGATCCGGTCGACACGGTGGCGGACCGCGAGCTGGAGCGCGTCGGGCAGGTGCTGCGCAACGAGCTGATCTTCGGCTTCCAGCGCGGACGCTCCGCGCCCGATCCCGCCTATCGCCTCAGGATCATCATCGACCGGCCGCTCGGCGAGGTCGGCGTGGAGCGCCTCGCCGACGTGCCGGCGGCCTATACGGTCACGGTGAACGCAAGCTATGTGCTGAGCGAAATCGGCTCGGGACGGACGCTGGAGACCGGCAGCGCCTTTGCCACCGCGTCCTTCGACTTTTCCAGCCAGCGCTTCGCCAACCTGCGCGCCGAGCGCGACGCGGAAGACCGGGCCGCCAAGGCCGTCGCCGTCGACATCCAGACCCGCATCGCCGGCTTCTTCGCCGCCCGGAGCTGA